In Apus apus isolate bApuApu2 chromosome 5, bApuApu2.pri.cur, whole genome shotgun sequence, the following are encoded in one genomic region:
- the ERG28 gene encoding ergosterol biosynthetic protein 28 homolog yields MSRFLSVLRSWLVMVAVIAAGNTLQSFRDHSFLSEKLYTASPGLVNGLQARTFGVWTLLSSVIRCLCAIDIRNRTLYYITLFTFFLALIHFLSEVFIYHTAALTIGVMAPLMVASFSILGMLIGLQYLEVEALSHNKKKN; encoded by the exons ATGAGCCGGTTCCTGAGCGTGCTGCGCAGCTGGCTGGTGATGGTGGCCGTCATCGCCGCCGGGAACACCCTGCAGAGCTTCCGCGACCACAGCTTTCTCTCCGAGAAGCTGTACACTGCCAGCCCGGGCCTCG TGAACGGGCTCCAGGCTCGGACCTTCGGCGTCTGGACCCTGCTGTCGTCGGTGATCCGCTGCCTCTGCGCCATCGACATCCGCAACAGAAC CCTCTATTACATCACACTCTTCACCTTCTTTTTGGCCCTCATTCACTTCCTCTCTGAGGTCTTCATTTACCACACTGCAGCCTTGACTATTGGAGTTATGGCACCCCTCATGGTAGCAA GTTTCTCTATCTTGGGGATGTTGATTGGGCTGCAGTACCTGGAAGTAGAAGCACTGTCAcataacaagaagaaaaattga